Sequence from the Deltaproteobacteria bacterium genome:
CCGCAGATGGCGGAAGAAAACGCCTCCGACGCCCTGGCGGTGGCGATTTGTCACGCGAATACGATGCAGATTAAAGGCTAAAAACGTGCTTACGTTTTGTACGTGCTTACGTTTTTAACGTATTAAACGTATGAACGTATGAACGTAAACACGAAAAAATGATCTCCCAGTTAAAAGGCATCCTTTCCCATAAATCCCCCGACGGGTTGACAATCGACATCAACGGCGTTGGCTACGACGTGACTGTCCCCCTGACCACGTTCTATCGTCTGCCGGAGACGGGGTCGCCGGTCATCCTCCAGATTTATACCCATGTCGCGGAAGGGGCTTTGGCCTTGTTCGGCTTCTCCGATCTTCATGAAAAAAATGTCTTCAAAAAACTGATCGGCGTTTCGGGCATCGGGCCAAAGCTGGCGCTCACGATCCTTTCCGGTCTTCCGGTGCATGAACTGATGGAGGCCATCGCCCGCGACAATCTCGTCAAATTGACCGCCATCAACGGCATCGGCAGAAAAACGGCGGAAAGGCTGATCATCGAGCTCCGCGACAAGCTGGGGCCGCTCTCTTCGACTTTTGCCGCTTCAAGCCCGGCTCCGACGGCAACGGGCAATGGAAAAACCTGGGAAGAGGCCCTTTCGGCGCTTGTCAATCTTGGTTATCATCGCGTCGTTGCCGAAAGGGCGTTGGGACAGATAAAAATCCGTCCCGATTCCAGTCTTGAAAACGTCCTGAAGGAATCGCTGGGGGTACTGGCAAGATAAAATGGCACAAAGAACCAATACAGATTTGCACCTCGAATCGACCGATGATGACCGGGCCTTCGACTTCTCCCTCCGCCCCCGGAATCTCTCGGAGTATATCGGCCAGGAAAAGGTCAAGGAAAAACTCGCCATTTTCATTTCCGCGGCGAAAAAACGGGGGGAGGTGCTTGACCACTGCCTCTTCTGCGGGCCTCCCGGTTTGGGAAAAACCTCTCTGGCCCATATTATCGCGAGGGAGATGGAGGCGCCGATCAAGGCCACCTCCGGACCGGTGCTGGAGCGGGCGGGAGACCTCGCGGCCATTCTCACCAACCTCGAACCCAATTCGGTTTTGTTCATCGACGAGATTCACCGCCTGAATCCGATTGTGGAGGAGATCCTCTATCCGGCAATGGAGGATTACCAGCTCGATATCCTGATCGGCCAGGGGCCGAGCGCAAAATCGATCAAACTCACTCTTCCCCGC
This genomic interval carries:
- the ruvA gene encoding Holliday junction branch migration protein RuvA, whose amino-acid sequence is MISQLKGILSHKSPDGLTIDINGVGYDVTVPLTTFYRLPETGSPVILQIYTHVAEGALALFGFSDLHEKNVFKKLIGVSGIGPKLALTILSGLPVHELMEAIARDNLVKLTAINGIGRKTAERLIIELRDKLGPLSSTFAASSPAPTATGNGKTWEEALSALVNLGYHRVVAERALGQIKIRPDSSLENVLKESLGVLAR